One window of the Candidatus Yanofskybacteria bacterium genome contains the following:
- a CDS encoding uracil-DNA glycosylase, protein MSEDRDELLRIIKDEIMALKESPLYAERIKNNVFPVIGEGSHYAEIVFIGEAPGKNEAATGKPFCGASGRILNELLASASIDRADVYVTNIVKDRPPLNRDPLPGEIEIYGPFLDRQLEIIRPKTIATLGRFSMEYIMKRFGLESHLKPISQMHGKVFETDASYGKVRIVPLYHPAVAIYNSNTKSVLKSDFRILKKS, encoded by the coding sequence ATGTCAGAGGATAGAGATGAGCTATTACGTATAATAAAAGACGAGATCATGGCCCTGAAGGAGTCTCCTCTTTATGCCGAAAGGATTAAAAATAATGTTTTTCCAGTAATTGGCGAAGGTAGTCATTATGCAGAGATTGTATTTATTGGCGAAGCTCCTGGAAAAAATGAAGCTGCGACTGGTAAGCCGTTTTGTGGCGCTTCGGGCAGGATATTGAATGAGCTATTGGCCTCAGCTAGTATTGATCGAGCGGATGTATACGTGACGAATATTGTTAAGGATCGGCCGCCGCTAAATAGAGATCCACTACCGGGAGAAATAGAAATATATGGTCCATTTCTAGATAGGCAGTTGGAAATAATTAGACCCAAAACGATTGCTACTTTGGGTAGATTTTCTATGGAATATATTATGAAAAGATTCGGCTTAGAGTCGCATCTAAAGCCCATTAGTCAGATGCACGGCAAGGTGTTTGAAACCGATGCCTCATATGGTAAGGTTAGGATCGTCCCACTCTATCATCCAGCCGTAGCAATCTATAATTCTAACACCAAATCTGTTCTAAAATCTGATTTTCGGATACTAAAGAAGTCTTAA
- the lon gene encoding endopeptidase La, producing MAEFKENNTIIPNELPLIALKNTVLFPKLIIPLLVQRSKSMTALGEAMTKDKLVFFASQKNIDDDVDTKDIFEIGTIGRIISVFKLPDGSSKVDVEGLVRARITKFTKTEPYFKVQAEPFNLILRNNLDEKALVRSAIDQFKNISESKSFPNVLPEVIYMMMQLKDTEQILSLVTVNLNLSLDDQQRILEFESAMDALRELNILIAREAEILEAEKSVAKETKKQIGKMQKELFLREQLKSIEKELGVDDERGELDIVKDKIDKAGMPKEVKDKALKELNRLSKMPPFSPEVSYIRTYLDWMTEMPWNTKDDAKIDLKSAEKILNQDHYGLSNVKERILEYLAVQKQVGKVKGPILCLVGPPGTGKTSIGQSIARALSRKFIRVSLGGIKDEAEIRGHRRTYIGALPGRVIQGIHNAKTKNPVFMLDEIDKIGMDFRGDPSSALLEALDPQQNNAFSDHYLEAPFDLSDVLFIATANVLDTIPPALRDRLEIIDFAGYTEEEKLHIAKKFLIPKLFKDHGIKKNTLTFNDPALVDIIGQHTREAGVRELERQLASIIRKYLRRNSDNNGKKQATITKEIIHKYLGPAKYTHQMAEVKDEIGVVTGLAWTPVGGEVLTIEVSKMPGRGRLILTGQLGEVMKESAQAALSYARAYASKLGIKEDFNKDDIHIHVPSGAIKKDGPSAGSAITTALISIFLKKEVRKEVGMTGEVTLRGKVLEIGGVKEKVLAAHRAGLKIIILPAANKKDMIDIPKEVKRNAKFVFVSHVDEVLKVAFR from the coding sequence ATGGCTGAATTTAAAGAAAACAACACAATTATTCCTAACGAGTTACCTCTAATTGCCCTCAAGAATACGGTCTTATTTCCTAAGCTCATAATCCCGTTATTAGTCCAGAGGTCTAAATCCATGACTGCCCTCGGAGAGGCTATGACTAAAGACAAATTAGTCTTTTTTGCTTCTCAAAAGAACATAGATGATGACGTGGATACTAAAGACATTTTTGAAATTGGTACCATTGGTAGGATTATATCGGTTTTTAAATTGCCAGATGGATCGTCGAAAGTTGACGTTGAAGGATTAGTAAGAGCCCGAATTACTAAATTCACAAAAACTGAACCATATTTTAAAGTTCAGGCCGAGCCATTTAATTTGATACTCAGGAATAATCTAGACGAGAAGGCTTTAGTTCGATCAGCTATCGACCAATTTAAGAATATATCTGAGTCCAAGTCTTTTCCAAATGTATTGCCAGAGGTCATATACATGATGATGCAGCTCAAAGATACTGAGCAAATATTAAGTTTAGTTACGGTTAATTTGAATTTATCTTTAGATGATCAGCAAAGAATATTGGAATTTGAGAGTGCCATGGACGCATTGAGGGAGTTAAATATTTTAATTGCCAGAGAGGCGGAGATATTGGAAGCCGAAAAAAGCGTGGCCAAGGAAACCAAGAAACAGATAGGCAAAATGCAGAAAGAGCTTTTTCTGCGCGAGCAATTGAAGAGTATCGAAAAAGAATTGGGCGTCGACGATGAGCGTGGTGAATTAGATATCGTCAAAGACAAGATAGATAAAGCTGGCATGCCGAAAGAAGTAAAAGACAAGGCGCTAAAAGAACTAAATAGATTATCGAAGATGCCACCATTTAGTCCAGAGGTTTCTTATATTAGAACATATTTGGATTGGATGACTGAGATGCCGTGGAATACAAAAGATGATGCAAAAATAGATCTTAAATCAGCCGAGAAGATATTGAATCAAGATCATTACGGACTATCTAATGTAAAAGAGAGGATTTTAGAATATTTAGCTGTTCAAAAACAAGTTGGTAAAGTGAAGGGGCCGATATTATGTCTAGTTGGCCCACCGGGAACTGGTAAAACTTCTATTGGTCAATCGATTGCCAGAGCTCTGAGTAGAAAATTTATCAGAGTTTCCCTGGGTGGCATAAAAGATGAGGCCGAGATTAGGGGTCACAGGAGAACATACATTGGCGCTTTACCGGGTAGAGTTATACAAGGCATTCACAACGCCAAAACAAAAAATCCCGTTTTCATGCTTGATGAGATCGATAAGATTGGCATGGATTTTAGGGGTGACCCGTCATCGGCGCTACTTGAGGCGTTGGATCCTCAACAGAATAACGCTTTTTCTGATCATTATTTGGAGGCGCCTTTTGATTTATCGGATGTCTTATTTATAGCTACGGCTAATGTTCTAGATACTATCCCGCCGGCATTAAGAGATAGATTAGAGATTATTGATTTTGCTGGTTACACTGAAGAGGAAAAGCTTCATATCGCGAAGAAATTTTTGATACCTAAACTCTTCAAAGATCATGGTATTAAAAAGAATACGTTGACGTTTAATGATCCAGCCTTAGTCGATATTATTGGACAGCATACCCGAGAGGCTGGGGTCAGAGAGCTAGAAAGACAGTTGGCCTCAATAATTAGAAAATATTTAAGAAGGAATTCTGACAATAATGGGAAAAAACAGGCTACAATAACCAAAGAAATAATTCACAAATATCTAGGCCCAGCCAAATATACTCATCAAATGGCGGAGGTTAAAGATGAGATTGGAGTCGTAACGGGTCTGGCTTGGACTCCCGTTGGTGGAGAAGTTTTGACTATCGAGGTAAGCAAGATGCCCGGACGTGGTAGGTTGATTCTGACTGGTCAACTTGGTGAAGTAATGAAAGAATCTGCCCAGGCGGCATTGAGCTACGCTAGAGCATATGCTTCAAAATTGGGGATTAAGGAGGATTTCAACAAGGACGATATTCATATTCATGTTCCATCTGGCGCTATAAAGAAAGATGGTCCTTCGGCTGGCTCAGCTATCACCACGGCTCTGATATCTATATTCCTGAAAAAGGAAGTTAGGAAAGAAGTTGGCATGACCGGTGAAGTAACTTTGCGTGGAAAGGTTCTAGAAATTGGCGGAGTTAAGGAGAAGGTCTTAGCAGCTCATCGAGCTGGTCTTAAAATAATTATATTGCCAGCTGCGAACAAGAAAGACATGATTGATATACCGAAAGAAGTTAAAAGAAATGCTAAATTTGTTTTCGTGAGCCATGTAGATGAAGTGTTGAAAGTGGCGTTTAGATAG
- a CDS encoding MBL fold hydrolase: MRITFYGGAKSVTGSNYLLEVGGLKLVIDCGLFQGSKYSEDLNYAPFPYIPGEIDYVLITHSHADHVGRLPKLYKDGFRGKLITTEATLGLITRALPDNLGLISDEAVKHNHEPLFNAEDLDGILSLAEPVNYEEEKALGGIKIKFHDAGHILGSAIIEIQFEGKKIYFSGDLGNPPTPLLNYPFMPHDGEYAVIESAYGGRIHEDRETRRDILLSSISKAITRGGTIMIPSFAIERTQELLYELNNLINEKKIPHIPIFVDSPLAIKLTEVYRRYSDYMNIKTNYIINSGDDIFDFPGLRFTVTSQESRSINDIVGPKIIIAGAGMSNGGRILHHERRYLSDKDSMIIFIGYQVEGCLGRKILEGEKSVKIMGENVAVNCEVVAIGGYSAHADQNMLAEWIGSIAEGGNLRRVFVVQGEEDAATALAQRIKTSTGVEAIVPAQDESFEL; the protein is encoded by the coding sequence ATGAGAATAACTTTTTATGGTGGAGCAAAGTCGGTAACTGGCTCGAATTACCTGCTAGAAGTGGGTGGTTTAAAGCTGGTGATTGATTGCGGATTGTTTCAGGGATCAAAGTACTCCGAAGACTTAAATTATGCTCCTTTCCCTTATATTCCTGGAGAGATAGATTACGTTTTGATAACTCATAGCCACGCTGATCACGTGGGCAGGTTGCCCAAATTATATAAAGATGGTTTTAGGGGTAAGTTAATTACTACCGAAGCTACTCTTGGTTTAATAACAAGAGCTTTACCAGACAATCTGGGATTGATTTCTGATGAAGCTGTCAAGCATAATCATGAGCCGCTCTTTAATGCGGAAGATCTTGATGGCATATTATCTTTAGCTGAGCCAGTTAACTACGAAGAAGAGAAGGCTCTCGGTGGTATAAAAATCAAATTCCACGACGCTGGACATATTCTAGGGTCGGCTATCATTGAGATTCAATTTGAAGGTAAGAAGATCTATTTCTCCGGAGACTTGGGTAATCCTCCGACGCCACTATTAAATTATCCGTTTATGCCTCACGATGGCGAATATGCCGTCATCGAGTCAGCTTACGGTGGGAGGATTCACGAAGATAGGGAGACGAGAAGGGATATTCTCTTAAGTTCGATTTCGAAGGCCATAACGCGTGGCGGTACGATTATGATACCTTCGTTTGCCATTGAGCGTACTCAGGAACTATTATACGAGCTTAACAATCTTATAAATGAAAAAAAGATTCCGCACATCCCTATATTTGTCGATTCGCCGCTAGCCATTAAGCTTACGGAAGTTTACAGGCGATATTCTGACTACATGAATATTAAGACGAATTATATAATTAATTCGGGCGATGATATATTTGATTTTCCTGGTCTGCGCTTTACCGTAACTTCTCAGGAGTCAAGATCTATAAATGATATCGTCGGGCCGAAGATAATTATCGCTGGAGCAGGAATGTCTAATGGCGGAAGAATTTTGCATCACGAAAGAAGATACTTATCTGACAAGGACTCGATGATAATTTTTATCGGCTACCAAGTTGAAGGCTGCTTGGGTAGAAAGATTCTAGAGGGCGAGAAATCGGTAAAAATTATGGGTGAGAACGTAGCGGTTAATTGTGAGGTAGTAGCTATCGGTGGGTATTCTGCTCATGCTGATCAGAACATGTTAGCCGAATGGATAGGATCAATTGCCGAGGGTGGGAATCTACGAAGAGTTTTTGTTGTTCAAGGAGAAGAAGATGCGGCAACGGCCTTAGCTCAGAGAATCAAAACCAGCACTGGCGTAGAGGCGATTGTTCCGGCGCAAGACGAGAGTTTCGAGCTGTAA
- a CDS encoding excinuclease ABC subunit B (The UvrABC repair system catalyzes the recognition and processing of DNA lesions. The beta-hairpin of the Uvr-B subunit is inserted between the strands, where it probes for the presence of a lesion), translating into MFKLSSKYKPTGDQPTAIEKLVKGLKSKKKHQVLLGVTGSGKTFTIAKVIERHQKPTLIISHNKTLAAQLYREFKEYFPNNAVHYFVSYYDYYQPEAYLPHSNTYIEKDSKINEDIDRLRHAATQALIGRDDVIIVASVSCIYNLGSPEEYKDLGLEIFEGQKINPSDLGRGLLRLQYAQDIELKRSCFRKTKNEFEIVTPSGQEIIKIIFSTKSEKEDLIEKIYRGSVDDPEDMEMRDIKYERIAATVIFPAKYWITSGDKLALAIENIKSELQRHVKHLKKEGKNEEAFRLQAKTLQDVEMMRQTGYCHGIENYSRHLDFRKPDDPPYSLLDFFKSKGKFLTIIDESHITIPQLRSMYNGDHSRKSTLVEYGFRLPSAIDNRPLRFPEFEKRVQETIYASATPGKHELAKAGKDNVAEQLVRPTGLLDPTIEIQPTDNQIPHLLEQIRQRVSKNERVLITTLTKRMAEDLSEHLADQGIKVNYLHSEIKTLDRIKILKDLRLGTHDVIVGVNLLREGLDLPEVSLIAILDADKEGFLRNYTTLIQTMGRAARNVNGHVIMYADKQTKSIKEAVQEATRRRKKQELYNIDNNITPATIIKEIGKFDLPISKAASYKMDNPDSNNNEDIIFYGSASKQRVLKQLEKMMERAMRKFEYETAMELKEQIRKLKGQE; encoded by the coding sequence ATGTTTAAGCTTTCGTCAAAATATAAGCCCACCGGCGACCAACCGACAGCCATAGAAAAATTGGTCAAAGGATTAAAATCCAAGAAGAAACATCAGGTACTTTTGGGCGTAACAGGCTCGGGTAAAACATTTACTATAGCCAAGGTGATTGAACGTCACCAGAAACCAACTCTTATTATATCTCATAATAAAACCCTGGCCGCTCAGCTATATCGAGAATTCAAAGAATATTTTCCAAACAATGCCGTCCACTATTTCGTCAGTTATTATGATTACTATCAACCAGAAGCATATCTCCCCCATTCCAATACATACATCGAGAAAGACTCTAAGATAAACGAGGACATTGATCGTCTTAGACACGCTGCCACTCAGGCCCTGATCGGTCGCGACGATGTAATCATCGTCGCGTCAGTATCTTGCATCTACAACCTTGGTTCGCCAGAAGAATACAAGGATCTCGGTCTTGAGATATTTGAAGGTCAAAAAATAAATCCTTCGGACCTAGGCCGAGGACTGCTTAGACTTCAATATGCCCAAGATATCGAGTTAAAAAGAAGTTGCTTCAGAAAGACTAAAAATGAATTTGAAATAGTTACGCCAAGTGGCCAGGAGATCATTAAAATAATCTTCTCTACTAAAAGCGAGAAAGAAGACCTAATCGAAAAAATATATAGGGGCTCCGTGGATGATCCAGAAGATATGGAAATGCGAGATATAAAATACGAAAGGATTGCAGCCACTGTCATATTTCCGGCTAAGTATTGGATCACCTCCGGTGACAAATTAGCTTTAGCAATTGAGAATATTAAAAGCGAACTCCAGCGCCATGTGAAGCATCTAAAAAAAGAGGGTAAGAACGAAGAAGCATTCCGTCTTCAAGCTAAAACACTTCAGGATGTCGAGATGATGCGCCAAACTGGCTACTGTCATGGCATAGAGAATTATTCTCGCCACCTAGACTTCAGAAAACCAGACGACCCGCCATACTCCCTACTAGACTTCTTCAAATCAAAGGGGAAATTTTTAACTATAATCGACGAGTCTCATATAACTATTCCCCAACTCAGAAGTATGTATAATGGTGATCATTCCAGAAAAAGTACTTTAGTCGAGTACGGTTTTAGATTGCCCTCGGCCATAGACAATAGACCCCTAAGATTCCCGGAGTTCGAGAAGAGAGTTCAGGAAACAATATATGCTTCGGCCACTCCGGGCAAACACGAATTAGCAAAAGCCGGCAAAGATAATGTCGCCGAACAGCTGGTACGGCCAACTGGGCTATTGGATCCGACAATCGAGATACAACCAACCGATAATCAGATACCCCACCTACTCGAACAAATCAGACAAAGAGTATCCAAAAACGAACGAGTTTTGATTACGACTTTAACTAAGAGAATGGCAGAAGACCTATCAGAGCACTTGGCCGATCAAGGCATTAAGGTAAATTACCTTCACTCAGAGATAAAAACATTAGACAGAATTAAGATTCTTAAAGACCTGCGCCTTGGCACTCATGACGTCATCGTAGGTGTTAATCTATTAAGAGAAGGCCTCGACTTACCCGAAGTTTCGCTTATCGCCATCCTAGACGCCGACAAAGAAGGCTTCCTTCGCAACTACACAACTTTAATTCAAACCATGGGCCGTGCCGCCAGAAACGTAAACGGCCACGTGATCATGTACGCCGATAAGCAAACTAAATCTATAAAAGAAGCGGTTCAAGAAGCCACGCGAAGAAGAAAGAAGCAAGAGCTATACAACATCGATAACAACATTACTCCCGCAACCATAATCAAAGAAATAGGTAAATTTGATTTGCCAATTTCAAAGGCAGCTTCATATAAGATGGATAACCCCGACTCCAATAATAATGAGGATATTATCTTCTACGGCAGTGCCAGCAAGCAAAGAGTGCTAAAACAACTAGAGAAGATGATGGAGCGAGCCATGCGAAAATTTGAATACGAAACGGCCATGGAGCTAAAAGAACAGATTCGCAAGCTCAAGGGCCAAGAATAA